In one window of Streptomyces sp. FXJ1.172 DNA:
- a CDS encoding COR domain-containing protein, giving the protein MEAHARIEECRRTRGTTLDLAKLELTAVPERVRELTHLTSLTLDWNMLEELPEWIGDLTGLERFSADRNKLEAVPESIGRLTRLDDLSLDFNTLEAVPDSLGNLTRLRQLRLYGNHLTALPDTLQNLTKLTFLALGENSLERLPAWFTNFTRLDTVWLTGNLLTALPEDIGRLARLTRLELSGNSLAELPQSMGALRALRSLSLEGNPLTNPPPEVVAAGAAAIVTFLAETQADPVRQWSSKVVVVGEGRVGKTSLLRALRGETHNPNEDSTHGLTVGTLDMPHPHPPAGEDVTMLLSTWDFGGQEIYHATHQFFLTDRSLFLLLWDAQIGWEGSKLHYWLDMIKARAPQAPVVLVATHLGPRPPDLPLDELQETYPGLIVESLSADSASGAGVAQVREVIRRQVALLPLMGVTWPRTWLRAADAVRAAENKHITPEGLNELLSTAGVREPSHQASLTAALHSLGDLLYYPDDEELCDLVVLRPQWLTAYISRVLDSEDVLNEGGLFHHSFGATLWQDVERSMRRHLIRMMENFDLSYRTEDQAASLVVELLPWNPPPYQDEWNSPGRLGQRELRLRYRLHTVPPGIPTWFIAREHRFSTPVRWRSGALLKHPDGVHAALVTVDRHAKTAELRVRGSYPHDFFAVLKDGFEQTLQRYPGLDITRLVPCPHRYPDGSACAHEFRHEQLRARLDRRPPLETIECPEHLESVEVSFLLQGIERPAADRSEQMTRQVLERLDRMELVGQRRHAEVRDGIEQARAEVSAMVAEQQRGFLALLRREQSRQEAICPSVIWVRRVSRREAGHRLRPGDVFQLHLCCEAPGEWHLLEGAEPYELPVNSQFTKVVLPYVHRSLKVLKYVVPVFGAAVGAVSEDLSKAVKDDLELMKALLDGLPGETRRQLSERESRSTVVATDHAESRQMYSLLKQLDPEERWAGLNKVMTPEGPAYWLCREHARFYQQGALGAGTGHEALALPVQPGGVGAPARQQA; this is encoded by the coding sequence GTGGAAGCGCACGCACGGATCGAGGAGTGCCGAAGGACGAGGGGCACGACGCTCGACCTCGCCAAGCTCGAGCTGACAGCGGTGCCGGAACGGGTGCGCGAGCTGACCCACCTCACGTCACTCACGCTCGACTGGAACATGCTCGAGGAGCTGCCGGAGTGGATCGGCGACCTCACCGGCCTCGAGAGGTTCTCCGCGGACCGCAACAAGCTGGAAGCCGTACCGGAGTCGATCGGCAGGCTCACCCGGCTCGACGACCTCAGCCTGGACTTCAACACGCTGGAGGCGGTCCCGGACAGCCTCGGCAACCTGACCCGGCTCAGGCAGCTGCGCCTCTACGGCAATCACCTCACCGCGCTGCCGGACACGCTCCAGAACCTCACCAAGCTCACCTTCCTCGCACTCGGCGAGAACTCGCTCGAACGCTTGCCCGCTTGGTTCACGAACTTCACCAGGCTCGACACGGTCTGGCTGACCGGCAACCTCCTGACCGCCCTTCCCGAGGACATCGGCCGCCTCGCACGGCTCACGCGCCTGGAACTGAGCGGCAACAGCCTGGCCGAACTTCCCCAGAGCATGGGCGCCCTGCGTGCACTGCGGTCACTCTCGCTCGAGGGCAACCCCCTGACCAACCCACCCCCCGAGGTGGTCGCCGCGGGCGCCGCGGCGATCGTCACCTTCCTCGCCGAAACCCAGGCCGACCCCGTGCGCCAGTGGTCGTCCAAGGTCGTCGTGGTCGGCGAGGGCCGGGTGGGAAAGACCTCGCTCCTGCGTGCCCTGCGCGGCGAGACGCACAACCCGAACGAGGACAGCACCCACGGGCTCACCGTCGGCACGCTGGACATGCCGCATCCGCATCCCCCTGCCGGGGAGGACGTGACGATGCTGCTGAGCACCTGGGACTTCGGCGGGCAGGAGATCTACCACGCCACCCACCAGTTCTTCCTGACCGACCGCTCGCTCTTCCTGCTGCTGTGGGACGCGCAGATCGGCTGGGAGGGCAGCAAGCTGCACTACTGGCTCGACATGATCAAGGCCAGGGCGCCGCAGGCCCCCGTCGTGCTGGTCGCCACGCATCTCGGACCGCGCCCCCCGGACCTGCCCCTGGACGAGTTGCAGGAGACCTATCCGGGGCTGATCGTGGAGAGCCTCAGCGCGGACAGCGCGAGCGGTGCCGGTGTCGCCCAGGTGCGCGAGGTCATTCGCCGGCAAGTCGCACTGCTCCCCCTGATGGGAGTGACCTGGCCGCGTACCTGGCTGCGGGCCGCGGACGCCGTACGGGCGGCCGAGAACAAGCACATCACGCCGGAAGGGCTGAACGAACTGCTCTCGACGGCCGGTGTACGCGAGCCCTCGCACCAGGCCTCACTGACCGCGGCGCTGCACAGCCTCGGCGACCTCCTCTACTACCCGGACGACGAGGAGTTGTGCGATCTCGTCGTCCTGCGCCCCCAGTGGCTGACGGCGTACATCAGCCGGGTGCTCGACTCCGAGGACGTGCTCAACGAGGGCGGCCTGTTCCACCACTCCTTCGGGGCCACGCTCTGGCAGGACGTCGAGCGGTCCATGCGGCGCCACCTCATCCGCATGATGGAGAACTTCGACCTCTCGTACCGGACCGAGGACCAGGCCGCCAGCCTCGTGGTGGAACTGCTGCCCTGGAACCCGCCGCCGTACCAGGACGAGTGGAATTCCCCGGGGCGCCTCGGCCAGCGCGAGCTGCGGCTCAGATACCGGCTGCACACGGTTCCCCCCGGCATCCCCACGTGGTTCATCGCGCGTGAGCACCGGTTCTCCACGCCCGTGCGCTGGCGTTCGGGGGCGCTGCTCAAGCATCCGGACGGTGTGCACGCCGCTCTGGTCACGGTGGACCGCCATGCGAAGACGGCCGAGCTGCGCGTGCGGGGCTCCTATCCGCACGACTTCTTCGCCGTGCTCAAGGACGGATTCGAGCAGACCCTCCAGCGCTACCCCGGCCTCGACATCACGCGCCTCGTGCCCTGCCCGCACCGGTACCCGGACGGCAGCGCCTGCGCGCACGAGTTCCGGCACGAGCAGTTGCGGGCACGGCTCGACCGCCGTCCTCCCCTCGAGACGATCGAGTGCCCGGAGCACCTGGAGAGCGTCGAGGTCTCCTTCCTGCTGCAGGGCATCGAGCGGCCGGCCGCCGACCGGTCCGAACAGATGACGCGCCAGGTCCTCGAGCGGCTCGACCGCATGGAGCTCGTCGGGCAGCGCCGGCACGCCGAGGTGCGGGACGGAATCGAGCAGGCCAGGGCCGAGGTGTCGGCCATGGTGGCCGAGCAGCAGCGGGGCTTCCTCGCGCTGCTGCGCCGCGAACAGAGCCGGCAGGAGGCGATCTGCCCCAGTGTCATCTGGGTGCGCCGCGTGTCGCGTCGTGAGGCGGGCCACCGGTTGCGGCCCGGGGACGTGTTCCAGCTGCACCTGTGCTGCGAGGCCCCCGGCGAGTGGCACCTGCTGGAGGGGGCCGAGCCGTACGAGCTGCCCGTGAACTCCCAGTTCACCAAGGTCGTACTGCCGTACGTGCATCGGTCGCTCAAGGTGCTCAAGTACGTCGTCCCCGTCTTCGGCGCGGCCGTCGGGGCGGTGTCCGAGGACCTGAGCAAGGCGGTGAAGGACGACCTGGAACTGATGAAGGCGCTGCTCGACGGGCTTCCCGGCGAGACCCGCAGACAGCTGAGCGAGCGGGAGTCACGATCCACTGTCGTGGCGACGGATCATGCGGAATCCCGGCAGATGTACTCCCTGCTCAAGCAACTCGATCCGGAGGAGCGCTGGGCCGGCCTGAACAAGGTCATGACTCCCGAGGGTCCGGCCTACTGGCTGTGCCGGGAACACGCGCGCTTCTACCAGCAGGGCGCACTCGGCGCGGGCACCGGCCACGAAGCCCTCGCACTGCCCGTTCAGCCGGGTGGCGTCGGTGCTCCGGCTCGGCAGCAGGCATGA
- a CDS encoding L,D-transpeptidase family protein — protein sequence MRIRGPLAAVLASCAALAALCGCTVQQPTGADGRPAPPVHVRLPSGPGSVTTRPAQVPAPSARPPSAVVPSRVLWSPGDSGTGVRELQARLRQVDWLSDGPTGSYDDLTARAVEGFQGRRGLPRTGRTDTVTWQRLVAMTHTPGPWELYLMGGQPAGTPDPRCLTGRVLCIDKTTRTLRWMVDGRTVSAMAVRFGTQYSPTRDGVFHVYWKARTWVSTLYHSPMPYAMFFSGGQAVHYSYDFAARGYAGGSHGCVNVRDEAAIRRLFAQVQVGDEVVVHW from the coding sequence ATGAGGATCAGGGGTCCGCTCGCCGCCGTACTCGCCTCCTGTGCCGCCCTCGCCGCCCTGTGCGGCTGCACCGTGCAGCAGCCGACGGGCGCGGACGGCAGACCCGCTCCGCCGGTGCATGTCCGGCTGCCGTCGGGCCCGGGTTCCGTCACCACCCGGCCGGCCCAGGTCCCGGCCCCGTCCGCCCGGCCGCCGTCCGCCGTGGTGCCGTCCCGCGTCCTGTGGTCGCCCGGCGACAGCGGGACGGGCGTGCGGGAACTGCAGGCCCGGCTGCGCCAGGTGGACTGGCTGTCCGACGGGCCGACGGGGTCGTACGACGATCTGACCGCCCGGGCCGTCGAGGGCTTCCAGGGCAGACGCGGGCTGCCCCGCACCGGGCGGACGGACACCGTCACCTGGCAGCGGCTGGTGGCGATGACGCACACCCCGGGCCCCTGGGAGCTGTACCTGATGGGCGGTCAGCCGGCCGGCACGCCCGACCCGCGCTGCCTGACCGGCCGCGTGCTGTGCATCGACAAGACGACGCGCACCCTGCGCTGGATGGTCGACGGGCGGACGGTGTCGGCCATGGCGGTGCGGTTCGGCACGCAGTACTCCCCGACCCGGGACGGTGTCTTCCACGTCTACTGGAAGGCGCGGACCTGGGTGTCCACGCTCTACCACTCGCCGATGCCGTACGCGATGTTCTTCAGCGGCGGACAGGCGGTGCACTACTCCTACGACTTCGCGGCGCGCGGCTACGCGGGCGGCTCGCACGGCTGTGTGAACGTCCGTGACGAGGCCGCGATCAGGCGGCTGTTCGCGCAGGTGCAGGTCGGCGACGAGGTCGTCGTCCACTGGTAG
- the leuE gene encoding leucine efflux protein LeuE — translation MFGVIHLPTYLAGLALIVVLPGPNSLYVLSVAARRGVRAGYTAAAGVFCGDTVLMTLSAAGVASLLKANAVLFGVVKYAGAGYLTWLAFGMLRSAWQLWRTRREQAVAEAAPARATEERPFGRAFVVSLFNPKAILFFVAFFVQFVDPGYAYPALSFAILGAFGQLASFLYLSTLIFGGTRLAAAFRRRRRLSATATSAAGALFLGFAVKLSLAGS, via the coding sequence ATGTTCGGCGTCATCCACCTCCCCACCTATCTGGCAGGCCTCGCCCTGATCGTGGTGCTGCCCGGGCCCAACTCGTTGTACGTGCTGTCCGTCGCCGCCCGGCGCGGGGTCCGGGCCGGGTACACCGCTGCCGCGGGTGTGTTCTGCGGGGACACCGTGCTGATGACGTTGTCCGCCGCCGGGGTGGCCTCGCTGCTGAAGGCCAACGCCGTGCTGTTCGGGGTCGTGAAGTACGCCGGTGCCGGGTATCTGACCTGGCTGGCGTTCGGGATGCTGCGGTCCGCCTGGCAGTTGTGGCGGACCCGGCGGGAGCAGGCCGTGGCGGAGGCGGCGCCCGCGCGGGCCACCGAGGAGCGGCCCTTTGGGCGGGCGTTCGTCGTCAGCCTCTTCAACCCCAAGGCGATCCTGTTCTTCGTCGCCTTCTTCGTGCAGTTCGTCGACCCGGGCTACGCCTACCCGGCACTCTCCTTCGCCATACTCGGCGCCTTCGGGCAGCTGGCCAGCTTCCTGTACCTCAGCACGCTGATATTCGGCGGAACGCGCCTGGCCGCCGCTTTCCGGCGCCGCAGGAGGCTGTCGGCCACGGCGACCTCGGCGGCCGGTGCGCTGTTCCTGGGGTTCGCGGTCAAGCTGTCGCTGGCCGGTTCGTAG
- a CDS encoding acyl-CoA mutase large subunit family protein, with amino-acid sequence MARESESGLPIEPVYGPAVLDGWDPAAKLGEPGGYPFTRGVYPSMYTGRPWTMRQYAGFGTALESNARYRQLIAHGTTGLSVAFDLPTQMGHDSDAPLAHGEVGKVGVAVDSVEDMRVLFDGIPLDQVSTSMTINAPAALLLLLYQLVAEEQGVPADRLTGTIQNDVLKEYIARGTYIFPPKPSLRLTADIFRYCTAEIPKWNTISISGYHMAEAGASPVQEIAFTLADGIEYVRTAVAAGMDVDDFAPRLSFFFVARTTLLEEIAKFRAARRIWARVMKEEFGARDPRSLMLRFHTQTAGVQLTAQQPEVNLVRVAVQALAAVFGGTQSLHTNSFDEAIALPTDKSARLALRTQQVLAYETDVTATVDPFAGSYAVERMTDDVEEAAVGLMRRVEDLGGAVAAIEQGFQKAEIERNAYRIAQETDSGERVVVGVNRFQLDEEEPYAPLRVDPAIEARQADRLKRLRAERDQAAVDAALAALKKAAEGEDNVLYPMKEALRSRATVGEVCNALRQVWGSHVPSDAF; translated from the coding sequence ATGGCACGTGAGTCGGAATCGGGTCTGCCGATCGAGCCGGTCTACGGGCCGGCCGTGCTGGACGGCTGGGACCCGGCGGCGAAACTGGGCGAACCGGGCGGCTACCCCTTCACCCGCGGGGTCTACCCGAGCATGTACACCGGCCGCCCCTGGACCATGCGCCAGTACGCCGGCTTCGGCACGGCCCTCGAATCGAACGCCCGCTACCGGCAGCTGATCGCGCACGGCACCACGGGCCTGTCGGTCGCCTTCGACCTGCCCACCCAGATGGGCCACGACTCCGACGCGCCCCTCGCGCACGGCGAGGTCGGCAAGGTCGGTGTGGCGGTCGACTCGGTCGAGGACATGCGCGTCCTGTTCGACGGCATCCCGCTGGACCAGGTCTCGACGTCGATGACGATCAACGCCCCCGCGGCCCTGCTGCTCCTCCTCTACCAGCTGGTGGCCGAGGAACAGGGCGTGCCGGCGGACCGCCTGACCGGCACGATCCAGAACGACGTCCTGAAGGAGTACATCGCGCGGGGAACGTACATCTTCCCGCCCAAGCCCTCCCTGCGCCTGACCGCCGACATCTTCAGGTACTGCACCGCCGAGATCCCGAAGTGGAACACGATCTCGATCTCCGGCTACCACATGGCCGAGGCGGGCGCCTCGCCCGTGCAGGAGATCGCGTTCACGCTCGCCGACGGCATCGAGTACGTCCGCACGGCGGTCGCGGCCGGCATGGACGTGGACGACTTCGCTCCCCGTCTGTCCTTCTTCTTCGTGGCCCGTACGACGCTGCTGGAGGAGATCGCCAAGTTCCGTGCGGCGCGCCGGATCTGGGCGCGGGTGATGAAGGAGGAGTTCGGTGCGCGCGACCCCAGGTCACTGATGCTGCGCTTCCACACCCAGACGGCCGGGGTGCAGCTGACCGCCCAGCAGCCGGAGGTGAACCTGGTCCGGGTCGCCGTCCAGGCCCTGGCCGCGGTGTTCGGCGGCACCCAGTCCCTGCACACCAACTCCTTCGACGAGGCCATCGCGCTGCCGACGGACAAGAGCGCCCGGCTGGCGCTGCGCACCCAGCAGGTGCTGGCGTACGAGACGGACGTGACCGCGACGGTCGACCCCTTCGCCGGCTCCTACGCCGTGGAGCGGATGACGGACGACGTGGAGGAGGCGGCCGTCGGCCTGATGCGCCGGGTCGAGGACCTGGGCGGAGCGGTGGCGGCGATCGAGCAGGGCTTCCAGAAGGCCGAGATCGAACGCAACGCCTACCGCATCGCCCAGGAGACCGACTCGGGCGAGCGGGTGGTCGTGGGTGTCAACCGCTTCCAGCTGGACGAGGAGGAACCCTACGCACCCCTGCGGGTGGACCCGGCGATCGAGGCCCGCCAGGCCGACCGCCTGAAGCGGCTGCGGGCGGAGCGGGACCAGGCGGCGGTGGACGCGGCCCTCGCCGCCCTGAAGAAGGCGGCGGAGGGCGAGGACAACGTGCTCTACCCGATGAAGGAGGCCCTGCGCTCCCGGGCCACGGTGGGCGAGGTGTGCAACGCGCTCAGGCAGGTGTGGGGGAGCCATGTGCCGTCGGACGCCTTCTGA